A single Spiroplasma floricola 23-6 DNA region contains:
- a CDS encoding DUF1700 domain-containing protein, producing MKIEILFLKNLEKQLRFLKPKDREDFISNYRLQIYDRYKSGESTTDIINSFESPESIASNIYQELEIDIKKEKAKEYKSSGLAKMLLGLSTILPQILVFLFSIIFFTTSFVLIVGFLFSLVLFWLNFETLQAIGGTFLSLGLLPLLAILFFYIGIEIYKFEKLFFKISIELVVGREMEIYNKTDKVKSKKNKIIIIILLSVFSLFTFAGVIGTFAGPKTIGGASLSGNMINTKTDTLNYSSFMETKDNEKLNFNYSFLRDYSWYKINLIEDKELKSELKVKRDYNFKSSLNFDYEIKQDKNFNNYHLQPVNVSLNLKIFNISSIIFTITYNPDEVKF from the coding sequence ATGAAAATAGAAATTTTATTTTTAAAAAATCTTGAAAAACAGCTTAGATTTTTAAAACCAAAAGATAGAGAAGATTTTATTTCAAATTATCGTTTACAAATTTATGATCGTTATAAAAGTGGAGAATCAACTACAGATATTATTAATAGCTTTGAAAGTCCAGAGTCAATTGCAAGCAATATTTATCAAGAGTTAGAAATTGATATTAAAAAAGAAAAAGCTAAGGAGTATAAATCATCAGGATTAGCAAAAATGCTTTTGGGATTATCAACTATATTACCTCAAATACTTGTATTTCTTTTTTCAATAATATTTTTTACTACAAGTTTTGTACTAATTGTTGGATTTTTATTTTCTTTAGTATTATTTTGACTTAACTTTGAAACTTTACAAGCAATTGGGGGAACATTTTTATCATTAGGTTTGTTACCTTTGTTAGCAATTTTATTTTTCTATATAGGAATAGAAATATATAAATTTGAAAAACTATTTTTTAAAATTTCAATTGAACTTGTAGTTGGCAGAGAAATGGAAATTTATAATAAAACAGATAAAGTCAAAAGTAAAAAAAATAAAATTATTATAATAATTTTATTAAGTGTATTTTCTCTATTTACGTTTGCAGGTGTAATTGGAACTTTTGCTGGACCTAAAACAATTGGGGGAGCATCATTGTCTGGGAATATGATTAATACTAAAACAGATACATTAAACTATTCAAGTTTTATGGAAACTAAAGATAATGAAAAATTGAATTTTAATTATAGTTTTTTAAGAGATTATAGTTGATATAAAATCAATCTAATAGAAGACAAAGAATTAAAAAGTGAATTAAAAGTTAAAAGAGATTATAATTTTAAATCTTCTTTAAATTTTGACTATGAAATAAAACAAGATAAGAATTTCAATAATTATCATTTGCAGCCAGTTAATGTTTCTTTAAATTTAAAAATTTTTAACATTTCAAGTATTATTTTCACTATAACATATAATCCAGATGAGGTTAAATTTTAA
- a CDS encoding PadR family transcriptional regulator, which yields MIILDLLKKQDYYAYELNKVLNKFISINESTAYAIFKKLVDKGLVSYYLAESSNGPVRKYYKITKLGLEKLKEYLENWNEFVNLVQNFIDENKQDN from the coding sequence ATGATTATTTTAGACCTTTTAAAAAAACAAGATTATTATGCATATGAATTAAACAAAGTATTAAATAAATTTATTTCAATAAATGAATCTACAGCTTATGCTATTTTTAAAAAATTAGTTGATAAGGGCTTGGTATCATATTACTTGGCAGAATCAAGCAATGGTCCTGTAAGAAAATATTATAAAATTACTAAGCTTGGTTTAGAAAAACTTAAAGAATATTTAGAAAATTGAAATGAATTTGTAAATTTAGTACAGAATTTTATAGATGAAAATAAGCAAGATAACTAA
- a CDS encoding DDE-type integrase/transposase/recombinase yields MSLQGQNQKEIVQQLLINTKSNRTMICKILNINRTSTYKKNKTLMNFLDDTRIMNLVISEIERNNFLSAYSAKRWALYFKLNYIDPFRINHKKLERIFKKFNHIAYYIKKQSKHEIKRYNETIRKNYLKEAKEIGFENIWTSDITEFSVKTKKGYICTVQDNLTGEIIGKSKRIDNQKTDFVLEAVEMAYKNKKYLGSILLHSDNGNQYTSLDYISLCNDLQIIRSYSKPGTPHHNGKHESFHGRLKDETIRTCHIENINQCMEIAWAWLDFYNNDRIRMNKKW; encoded by the coding sequence ATGAGCCTCCAAGGCCAAAACCAAAAAGAAATAGTTCAACAATTATTGATAAATACCAAGAGCAATAGAACAATGATTTGTAAAATTTTAAATATTAATAGAACATCAACATATAAAAAAAATAAAACTTTAATGAATTTCCTGGATGATACAAGAATTATGAATTTAGTTATTTCAGAAATTGAAAGGAATAATTTCCTTAGTGCTTATAGTGCTAAAAGATGAGCCCTATATTTTAAATTAAATTATATTGACCCTTTCAGAATTAATCATAAAAAATTAGAACGTATATTTAAAAAATTTAATCATATTGCATATTACATTAAGAAACAATCTAAACATGAGATTAAAAGATATAACGAAACTATTAGAAAGAATTATTTAAAAGAAGCAAAAGAAATTGGTTTTGAAAATATTTGAACTAGTGATATAACTGAATTTTCAGTTAAAACAAAAAAAGGTTATATTTGCACAGTTCAAGATAATTTAACTGGAGAAATAATAGGAAAATCTAAAAGAATTGATAATCAAAAAACAGATTTTGTTCTTGAAGCTGTAGAAATGGCATATAAAAATAAAAAATATTTAGGTTCAATATTATTACATTCAGATAATGGAAATCAATATACCTCTCTGGATTACATAAGTTTATGTAATGATTTACAAATTATTAGAAGCTATTCAAAACCAGGAACACCTCATCATAATGGTAAACATGAAAGTTTTCATGGTCGTTTAAAAGATGAAACTATAAGAACATGTCATATTGAAAACATTAATCAATGTATGGAAATAGCATGAGCATGATTGGACTTTTATAATAATGATAGAATTAGAATGAATAAAAAATGATAA
- a CDS encoding lipoprotein, translating into MKKLLSVLATIGLVSTSAVSVVACGTKPEKKLEESKKNITQIVKDFEQDVTKIWTEHYEKEVTENLIGVEIIEKNNEFVNKENILKFSKPENKNKLTIENKKQLANDIEKLFKIKLLEEKLNDLKKINKYKIILSEISNVFESVELVFNDNFQINSGEIVENSYIGNIIIDYKIVTHYKGLNDTEKFKLSETLKYTSTDNDSFKKVGDKMYKNIAKDMFISSETEKYVNLKWIDIKENSDDSDAYLSSNNILKEYYNENNEFHDALLSTINNKYFKQQFPSINISYNKKSIYKTDNFATQNSKYLIINNLYSNDEKNDISTFNLENQNEKEKVNKILLCDKNELNKFFLNDQFSSFKWNKVRNNYKTIQNNFLNTFLSKDEISKYQETLNYKFAVAIGYIDFIGPSIKIGKGESTYIHQLPDFKLVTSYSINGITDGNYESLATFSMKLFNIYKDIYKPNVDDLQSNDNYILDLTFKNQEIWNNVSTKSDLNEAEMNSYLSSFSSNYYKKLFSTLSNNNLEINSLINNNIFFSLKNMFYYTRNQNASFINQNKGGYFKLNSSSSSGYYLNDFRYMTFNLFGIIKFEIKFNSSIYMSNNWWIF; encoded by the coding sequence ATGAAAAAATTATTAAGTGTATTGGCAACAATTGGACTTGTATCAACATCAGCTGTTAGTGTAGTTGCTTGTGGTACAAAACCAGAAAAAAAACTTGAAGAGTCCAAAAAAAATATTACTCAGATAGTTAAAGACTTTGAACAAGACGTAACAAAAATTTGAACAGAGCACTATGAAAAAGAAGTCACTGAAAATTTAATTGGTGTTGAAATTATAGAAAAAAATAATGAGTTTGTAAATAAAGAAAATATTTTAAAATTTTCAAAACCAGAGAACAAAAATAAATTAACAATAGAAAACAAAAAGCAATTGGCAAATGATATTGAGAAACTATTTAAGATAAAATTATTAGAAGAAAAATTAAATGATCTTAAAAAAATTAATAAATACAAAATTATTCTTAGTGAGATATCTAATGTTTTTGAAAGCGTGGAGTTAGTTTTTAATGATAACTTTCAAATTAACTCAGGAGAAATTGTTGAAAATAGTTATATAGGAAATATAATAATAGATTATAAAATTGTAACTCACTATAAAGGACTTAATGATACTGAGAAATTTAAACTATCTGAAACACTGAAGTATACTTCAACAGACAATGATTCATTTAAAAAAGTTGGAGATAAAATGTATAAAAATATTGCAAAGGATATGTTTATCTCTTCAGAAACTGAGAAATATGTAAATTTAAAATGAATTGATATTAAAGAAAATAGTGATGACTCTGATGCTTATTTATCTTCAAATAATATTTTAAAAGAATATTATAATGAAAATAATGAATTTCATGATGCATTATTAAGCACTATTAATAATAAATACTTTAAACAACAATTCCCATCAATTAATATAAGCTATAATAAAAAAAGTATTTACAAAACAGATAATTTTGCAACACAAAATAGTAAATATTTAATTATAAATAATTTATATTCAAATGATGAAAAAAATGATATTTCAACTTTTAATTTAGAAAATCAAAACGAAAAAGAAAAAGTAAATAAAATACTTCTTTGCGATAAAAATGAATTAAACAAATTTTTTCTAAATGATCAATTCAGTTCATTTAAATGAAATAAGGTTCGAAATAATTATAAAACTATACAAAATAATTTTTTAAATACTTTTTTAAGCAAAGATGAAATATCTAAATACCAAGAAACTTTAAATTATAAGTTTGCAGTAGCAATAGGTTATATTGATTTTATTGGACCAAGCATAAAAATTGGAAAAGGTGAATCAACTTACATTCATCAATTACCTGATTTTAAACTAGTAACTTCTTATTCAATAAATGGAATAACTGATGGAAATTATGAAAGTCTTGCAACTTTTTCAATGAAGTTATTTAATATTTATAAAGATATTTATAAACCTAATGTAGATGATTTACAAAGTAATGACAATTATATTTTAGATTTAACATTTAAAAATCAAGAAATTTGAAATAATGTTTCTACAAAAAGCGATTTAAATGAAGCTGAAATGAATTCTTATTTATCTAGTTTCTCTAGTAATTATTATAAGAAACTATTTTCAACATTAAGTAATAATAATCTTGAAATAAATTCTTTAATAAATAATAATATATTTTTTTCCTTAAAAAATATGTTCTATTATACTAGAAATCAAAATGCTTCATTTATAAATCAAAATAAAGGTGGATATTTTAAATTAAATAGCTCATCGAGTAGTGGTTATTATTTAAATGATTTTAGATACATGACCTTTAATTTATTTGGAATAATAAAATTTGAAATAAAATTTAATAGTAGCATATATATGAGTAATAACTGATGAATTTTTTAA
- a CDS encoding lipoprotein, giving the protein MKKLLSLLGTVTLIATSTSTVIACGKKTEVKDQEKDKEPENDNLAQIIQDFQNDVTKIYDNHINTEVFSQLIGLSETEKNHLFIKKENIKTYSKKETEIKPENKKEIENDINVILKAKLLEEKLNELKKVNKYKIILDEVDSIFKGVEVIYNDNFKIDSGELSQGVFIGKFIVEFKININYKGKNDIEKYEIKDTLKYTSTDSEAFKLAGEQMQEKITKEFFLSEETRNFSNFKWDEIKNDKQDWEAFGDYSENIKKYVNSNNTYSQNLISFIKKNYFKNFQNLNMNFMKQSIYKEGTFENNFLTAFENKRVENFNNFSTLKEQSKKMFELLFRKDTNSQESKQILNDVYLTSSNKQEWIKEWDLLKDNYFKEMKFNDNEINSIKKIDSYKSSIANFKLKITGLSIKLGDDQNSYTHELPDFNILSSYSYNSKKDINWELLNELILKNIVKNMQEFYGIDTSFKYPDFDSNDNYLFNIKNKELIDIFKNDNTSNSGKYSIAILNMILSGNSNGSWYLSRTKSLNELRDKLNFSQFINKEYILRREYFINLNSLGTIFDSKTTGTSWGVFEKNSDIINFNKNSISLKNNNLLKYITVALGYLKFTINIEDLLINKNGDTKEIIKFVE; this is encoded by the coding sequence ATGAAAAAATTATTAAGTTTATTAGGTACAGTAACTTTAATTGCCACATCAACTTCAACAGTTATAGCATGTGGTAAAAAAACAGAAGTAAAAGATCAAGAAAAAGATAAAGAGCCAGAAAATGATAATTTAGCTCAAATTATACAAGATTTTCAAAATGATGTTACAAAAATTTATGATAATCACATTAACACAGAGGTTTTTAGTCAACTAATTGGTTTATCAGAAACAGAAAAAAATCATTTATTTATTAAAAAAGAAAATATTAAAACTTATTCTAAAAAAGAAACTGAAATAAAACCAGAAAACAAAAAAGAAATTGAAAATGATATTAATGTAATTTTAAAAGCTAAACTATTAGAAGAAAAGTTAAATGAATTAAAAAAAGTTAACAAGTATAAAATTATTCTTGATGAAGTTGACTCTATTTTTAAAGGAGTTGAAGTTATTTACAATGACAACTTTAAAATTGATTCAGGAGAACTTTCACAAGGAGTTTTTATTGGAAAATTTATAGTAGAATTTAAAATTAATATAAACTATAAAGGTAAAAATGACATTGAAAAATATGAAATAAAAGATACTTTAAAATATACTTCAACAGATAGTGAAGCATTTAAATTAGCTGGAGAACAAATGCAAGAAAAAATTACAAAAGAGTTTTTCCTATCTGAAGAAACAAGAAACTTCTCTAATTTTAAATGAGATGAAATAAAAAATGATAAACAAGATTGAGAAGCATTTGGAGATTATAGTGAAAATATAAAAAAATATGTAAACTCAAATAATACTTATTCTCAGAATTTAATAAGTTTTATTAAAAAAAATTACTTTAAAAATTTTCAAAATCTAAATATGAATTTTATGAAGCAATCAATTTATAAAGAAGGAACTTTTGAGAACAATTTCTTAACAGCTTTTGAAAATAAAAGAGTAGAAAATTTTAATAACTTTTCAACTTTAAAAGAACAATCTAAAAAAATGTTTGAACTATTATTTAGAAAAGATACTAATAGTCAAGAAAGTAAACAAATCTTAAATGATGTTTATTTAACTTCTTCTAATAAGCAAGAATGAATAAAAGAATGAGATTTACTTAAAGATAATTATTTTAAAGAAATGAAATTTAATGACAATGAAATAAACAGTATTAAAAAAATTGATTCATATAAAAGCTCAATTGCTAACTTTAAATTAAAAATAACAGGACTTTCAATTAAATTAGGTGATGATCAAAACAGCTATACTCATGAATTACCTGATTTTAATATTTTAAGTTCTTATTCTTATAATTCTAAAAAAGATATTAATTGAGAGTTACTAAATGAACTAATTTTAAAAAACATAGTAAAAAATATGCAAGAATTTTATGGAATAGATACAAGTTTTAAATATCCTGACTTTGATTCAAATGATAATTATTTATTTAATATTAAAAATAAAGAGCTTATAGATATTTTCAAAAATGATAATACTTCAAATAGTGGTAAATATAGTATTGCAATTTTAAATATGATTTTAAGTGGAAATTCAAATGGATCATGATATCTTTCAAGAACAAAATCTCTAAATGAATTGAGAGATAAACTAAACTTTTCTCAATTTATTAATAAGGAGTATATTTTAAGAAGAGAATACTTTATCAATTTAAATAGTTTAGGTACAATTTTTGATTCAAAAACTACAGGTACATCTTGAGGTGTTTTTGAAAAAAATAGTGACATTATTAATTTTAATAAAAATTCAATATCTTTAAAAAATAATAATTTACTTAAATACATTACTGTTGCATTAGGATATTTAAAATTTACAATAAATATTGAAGACTTATTAATAAATAAAAATGGAGATACAAAAGAAATTATTAAATTTGTAGAATAG
- a CDS encoding lipoprotein: MKKLLSLLGTVTLIATSTSTVIACGKKTETKDSSKDKEPGNDNLAQVIQDFQNDVTKIYDNHINTEVFSQLIGLAETEKNHLFIKKDNIKTYSKKENEIKAENKKQIENDINVILKTKLLEEKLNELKKVNKYKIILDEVDSIFKGVEVIYNDNFKIDSGALSQGVFIGKFIVEFKININYKGKNDIEKFEIKDTLKYTSTDSEAFKLAGEQMQEKIAKEFFLSEETKNFSNFKWNEIKNDKQDWEAFGDYSENIKKYVNSNNTYSQNLISFIKKNYFKNFENLNMNFSKQSIYKEGTFENNFLTAFENKNMKSFNNFSNSKEKSQKMFELIFRKDTNSQESKQILNDIYLTSSNKQEWSKEWNQLKDNYFKEMKFSENEINNIKKFDSYKSSIANFKLKITGLSIKLGDDQNSYIHELPDFNLISSYSYNSQTEINWDMLKELILKNIVKNIQDFYGIDTDFKYPDFQSKDNYLFNLKNKELIDILKNSGAAKNEIHSIAILNMILSGNSKGTYYYNTTNSLKSLLEKLNFTSFISKNNRNKKYFFNLNNLENIKDDDSTGTSTKVFQDNKDIIVLNKTGLTFKNNNLLKSLSFEMGYLKFAINIEDLLINKNGDTKEIIKFVE, translated from the coding sequence ATGAAAAAATTACTAAGTTTATTAGGTACAGTGACTTTAATTGCCACATCAACTTCAACAGTTATAGCATGTGGTAAAAAAACAGAAACAAAAGATTCTTCAAAAGATAAAGAACCAGGAAATGATAATTTAGCTCAAGTTATACAAGATTTTCAAAATGATGTTACAAAAATCTATGATAATCACATTAACACAGAGGTTTTTAGTCAACTAATTGGTTTAGCAGAAACAGAAAAAAATCATTTATTTATTAAAAAAGATAATATTAAAACTTATTCTAAAAAAGAAAATGAAATAAAAGCAGAAAATAAAAAACAAATTGAAAATGATATTAATGTAATTTTAAAGACTAAATTATTAGAAGAAAAGTTAAATGAATTAAAAAAAGTTAATAAATATAAAATTATTCTTGATGAAGTTGACTCTATTTTTAAAGGAGTTGAAGTTATTTACAATGATAACTTCAAAATAGATTCAGGAGCACTTTCACAAGGAGTTTTTATTGGAAAATTTATAGTAGAGTTTAAAATTAATATAAACTACAAAGGTAAAAATGACATTGAAAAATTTGAAATAAAAGACACTTTAAAATACACTTCAACAGATAGTGAAGCTTTTAAATTAGCTGGAGAACAAATGCAAGAAAAAATTGCAAAAGAGTTTTTCCTATCTGAAGAAACAAAAAACTTCTCTAATTTTAAATGAAATGAAATAAAAAATGATAAGCAAGATTGAGAAGCATTCGGAGATTATAGTGAAAATATAAAAAAATATGTAAACTCAAATAACACTTATTCTCAGAATTTAATAAGTTTTATTAAAAAAAATTACTTTAAGAATTTTGAAAATCTAAATATGAATTTTAGTAAACAATCAATTTATAAAGAAGGAACTTTTGAAAACAATTTCTTAACAGCTTTTGAAAATAAAAACATGAAAAGCTTCAATAATTTCTCAAACTCAAAAGAAAAATCTCAAAAAATGTTTGAACTAATTTTTAGAAAAGATACTAATAGTCAAGAAAGTAAACAAATATTAAATGATATTTATTTAACTTCTTCTAATAAACAAGAATGATCAAAAGAATGAAATCAACTTAAAGATAATTATTTTAAAGAAATGAAATTCAGTGAAAATGAAATAAACAATATTAAAAAATTTGATTCATATAAAAGTTCAATTGCTAACTTTAAATTAAAAATAACAGGACTTTCAATTAAATTAGGTGATGATCAAAATAGCTATATTCATGAGTTGCCAGATTTCAATCTTATAAGTTCTTATTCTTATAACTCTCAAACAGAAATTAATTGAGATATGTTAAAAGAATTAATATTAAAAAATATAGTAAAAAATATTCAAGACTTTTATGGAATAGATACAGACTTTAAATATCCTGATTTTCAATCAAAAGATAATTATTTATTTAATTTAAAAAATAAAGAACTTATTGATATTTTGAAAAATTCAGGAGCTGCTAAAAATGAAATACATAGTATAGCAATTTTAAACATGATATTGAGTGGAAACTCAAAAGGAACATATTATTATAACACTACAAATTCTTTAAAAAGTTTACTAGAGAAACTAAATTTCACTTCATTTATAAGTAAAAATAATAGAAATAAAAAGTACTTTTTTAATTTAAATAATTTAGAAAATATTAAAGACGATGACTCTACAGGAACTAGTACAAAAGTTTTTCAAGATAATAAAGATATTATTGTTTTGAATAAAACTGGACTTACTTTTAAAAATAACAATTTATTAAAATCTCTATCTTTTGAAATGGGATATTTGAAATTTGCTATAAACATTGAAGACTTATTGATAAATAAAAATGGCGATACAAAAGAAATTATTAAATTTGTCGAATAA
- the tkt gene encoding transketolase — MNKDNKNLNALRILGIEAVNKANSGHPGIVLGAGPIVYTLFTKLMNLNPKNPSWFNRDRFVLSAGHGSALLYSALHLSGFDLSIEEMKKFRQLNSKTPGHPEFGHTQGVEATTGPLGQGFAMGVGMALAESHLASKYNTDKHEVINHFTYVLCGDGDLQEGVCQEAISFAGRYKLNKLVVLHDSNDIQLDAPVKVAQSEDIQAKFKAAGWNTLKVENGEDLKAIEKAIENAQKSDKPTYIEVKTIIGIGSTNQGTTKVHGAPLGTDITTVKQYFNWNEPEFTIPKEVSDFWKVNVLNRGVAQNDQWDKMFEVYQKENPQLAEQLLKSINKDWNIDLKELEALNKGTEQATRVSSGEVFNLLSKNIPAMIGGSADLCESTKIKGADGNYDFNSKKGRNIMYGVREFAMSSINNGIALHGGLLPVASGFFVFADYLKPALRMSAIMKLQTLSVFTHDSVAVGEDGPTHQPIEQLAMLRSIPNMSVYRPCDMAETIASYYNALNNKNNPSVIIATRQNLKELDHSKTIVDDVKKGAYILSKTDKANITLIATGSEVSLALEVKNELEKNNQKVNVVSMPNMNEFLKQSKDYQDSIIDKKTIRFSIELSSTYGWHRFLGDSGKAYGIDTFGYSAPAGDVIKEIKFTSSEISKDILNHLK; from the coding sequence ATGAATAAAGATAACAAAAATTTAAATGCTCTAAGAATTTTGGGTATAGAAGCTGTTAATAAAGCAAATTCAGGACACCCAGGGATAGTTTTAGGAGCAGGTCCAATAGTTTATACACTATTTACAAAATTAATGAATTTAAACCCTAAAAATCCATCTTGATTTAATAGAGATAGATTTGTATTAAGTGCAGGACATGGTAGTGCTTTACTTTACAGTGCTTTGCATTTATCAGGATTTGATCTTTCAATTGAAGAAATGAAAAAATTTAGACAACTGAATTCAAAAACTCCAGGACACCCAGAATTTGGTCATACCCAGGGAGTTGAAGCAACAACAGGTCCATTGGGACAAGGATTTGCTATGGGAGTTGGTATGGCTCTTGCAGAAAGTCATTTAGCAAGTAAGTACAATACTGATAAACACGAAGTTATAAATCACTTTACATATGTATTGTGTGGAGATGGAGATTTACAAGAGGGAGTTTGTCAAGAAGCAATAAGTTTTGCTGGAAGATATAAACTTAATAAACTAGTTGTTTTACACGATTCAAATGATATTCAACTTGATGCACCTGTCAAAGTAGCACAAAGTGAAGATATTCAAGCAAAATTTAAAGCAGCAGGGTGAAATACATTAAAAGTAGAAAATGGTGAAGATTTAAAAGCTATTGAAAAAGCTATTGAAAATGCTCAAAAAAGTGATAAACCAACATATATTGAAGTAAAAACTATCATTGGAATTGGTTCTACAAATCAAGGAACTACAAAAGTTCATGGAGCTCCGTTAGGAACAGATATAACAACAGTTAAGCAATATTTTAATTGAAATGAACCAGAATTCACAATACCAAAAGAAGTTTCTGACTTTTGAAAAGTAAATGTTTTAAATAGAGGAGTTGCTCAAAACGATCAATGAGATAAAATGTTTGAAGTTTATCAAAAAGAAAATCCTCAATTAGCAGAACAACTTTTAAAATCAATTAATAAAGATTGAAACATTGATTTAAAAGAGCTAGAAGCACTAAATAAAGGCACAGAGCAAGCAACAAGAGTAAGTAGTGGAGAAGTATTTAACTTATTGAGTAAAAACATTCCTGCAATGATTGGGGGAAGTGCTGACTTGTGTGAATCTACAAAAATTAAAGGTGCTGATGGTAACTATGATTTTAATTCTAAAAAGGGAAGAAATATCATGTATGGAGTTAGAGAATTTGCAATGAGCTCAATAAATAATGGTATAGCACTTCACGGTGGATTGCTACCAGTTGCATCAGGATTTTTTGTCTTTGCAGATTACTTAAAACCAGCTTTAAGAATGAGCGCAATTATGAAATTACAAACTTTAAGTGTATTTACTCATGATTCAGTTGCAGTTGGAGAAGATGGACCAACTCATCAACCAATTGAACAACTTGCAATGTTAAGAAGTATACCAAATATGAGCGTTTATAGACCTTGTGACATGGCAGAAACTATTGCAAGTTATTATAATGCTTTAAATAATAAAAATAATCCAAGTGTAATCATAGCAACTCGTCAAAATTTAAAAGAATTAGATCACTCAAAAACTATTGTTGATGATGTTAAAAAGGGAGCTTACATTTTAAGCAAAACTGATAAAGCAAATATTACTTTAATAGCAACAGGAAGTGAAGTTTCACTTGCTTTAGAAGTTAAAAATGAATTAGAAAAAAATAATCAAAAAGTAAATGTGGTATCTATGCCAAATATGAATGAGTTTTTAAAACAATCAAAAGATTATCAAGATTCAATTATTGATAAAAAAACAATTAGATTTTCAATAGAATTATCATCAACTTATGGATGACATAGATTCTTAGGAGATAGTGGAAAAGCATATGGAATTGATACTTTTGGCTATTCTGCTCCAGCAGGAGATGTTATCAAAGAAATTAAATTTACAAGTAGTGAAATTTCAAAAGACATTTTAAATCATTTAAAATAA
- a CDS encoding YneF family protein: protein MTIVWWGALLIAIGAAVVGGIIGFIITRKVIQKQLRENPPINENQIRAMYRSMGRKPTETDIKKTMNAVKRGK, encoded by the coding sequence ATGACAATTGTTTGATGAGGAGCTCTATTAATTGCAATAGGTGCAGCTGTGGTTGGAGGAATTATTGGTTTTATAATAACAAGAAAAGTTATTCAAAAACAACTTAGAGAAAATCCACCAATTAATGAAAATCAAATTAGAGCTATGTATAGAAGTATGGGAAGAAAACCTACTGAAACTGATATTAAAAAGACAATGAATGCTGTTAAAAGAGGAAAATAA
- a CDS encoding MBL fold metallo-hydrolase, with the protein MIQVFTCRGFKKVNAFLLHNENKKAILFDTGYLVYEDIIKFVEENNIKITDIFITHGHFAHFYGINEICKNQDNPNVFIGKDDLLNLFDSVKNQSEFFEGVGKYILQPIKNLKVIAKDTKIKVNGYNLEIYGKKIHTDGSLLFSVPEKKFIFVGDFIFKDESYLMDDLMNLDEESEKKAKEIFNWFINKFDKNFSVFPGHYEYGFKIRDILEEDEGKLLRKYIEKAS; encoded by the coding sequence ATGATACAAGTATTTACTTGTAGAGGTTTTAAGAAGGTAAATGCCTTTTTATTACACAATGAGAATAAAAAAGCTATATTATTTGATACAGGATATTTAGTTTATGAAGATATAATAAAATTCGTTGAAGAAAACAATATAAAAATTACAGATATTTTTATTACACATGGACATTTCGCCCATTTTTATGGAATAAATGAAATATGTAAAAATCAAGATAATCCAAATGTATTTATTGGAAAAGATGATTTATTAAATCTTTTTGACTCTGTTAAAAATCAAAGTGAATTTTTTGAAGGTGTAGGAAAATATATTTTACAACCTATTAAAAATCTAAAAGTTATAGCAAAAGATACTAAAATAAAAGTAAATGGATATAATTTAGAAATATATGGAAAGAAAATACATACAGATGGATCATTGTTATTTTCAGTTCCAGAAAAAAAATTTATTTTCGTAGGAGATTTTATTTTTAAAGATGAAAGTTATCTAATGGATGATTTAATGAACTTAGATGAAGAATCTGAAAAAAAAGCAAAAGAAATTTTCAATTGATTTATTAACAAATTTGATAAAAACTTCTCAGTTTTTCCAGGCCATTATGAATATGGTTTTAAAATTAGAGATATTTTAGAAGAAGATGAAGGTAAACTATTAAGAAAATATATTGAAAAAGCAAGCTAA